One window of Henckelia pumila isolate YLH828 unplaced genomic scaffold, ASM3356847v2 CTG_525:::fragment_3, whole genome shotgun sequence genomic DNA carries:
- the LOC140872998 gene encoding 4-coumarate--CoA ligase CCL1-like: MECREEKQENIFRSKQHDIDIPNHLPIHTYCFQNLSRHLSRPAIINGATGEIFSHREVELTARRVAAGFHKIGIRQGHVIMLLLHNSPDFVFAFLATSFIGATTTTANPLYTAEEINFQANISKPKLILTQASYVHKVEDYALKNSGTVIVCVDPPPPPYLHFSELKKSDETSMPEVKIHSDDTAVLPFSSGTTGLPKAVMLSHKNIVTCISVQVDGENPTIHVDAGDLTLCVLPLFHVYSMISIMLNGLRVGSGILIMQKYEINELMGLIQKYKVSIAPFVPPILVAVAKSEVAGAKYDLSSVRRVVCGAAAMDRTLQESVREKLPNATIGQGYGMTEAGVLAMCLGFAKKPYKFKYGSCGSVIRNARMKIVDPLTGTSLQRNQTGEIWITGDQVMKGYYNDPEATKKTIDKEGWLHTGDVGYVDGDDELFIVDRLKELIKCKGFHVAPAELEALLLAHPAISDAAVVPRKDEATGEVPVAFVVRAKGSNISDQEIKQYVSKQVVSYKRIQGVYFVNDIPKAPSGKTLRKLLRARI, encoded by the exons ATGGAGTGCAGAGAAGAAAAACAAGAAAACATTTTCCGATCAAAGCAACATGATATCGACATTCCCAATCACCTACCCATACACACATATTGCTTCCAAAATTTATCGCGCCACCTCTCGCGGCCAGCTATAATCAACGGAGCCACCGGAGAAATCTTCAGCCACCGTGAAGTGGAACTCACCGCCCGCAGGGTGGCCGCAGGCTTCCATAAGATCGGCATCCGTCAAGGCCATGTCATCATGCTTCTCCTCCACAACTCCCCCGATTTCGTCTTCGCTTTCCTCGCCACCTCCTTCATCGGAGCCACCACCACGACCGCCAACCCACTCTACACCGCCGAAGAAATCAATTTCCAGGCCAACATATCCAAGCCAAAACTCATCCTCACCCAGGCAAGCTACGTCCATAAAGTGGAGGACTACGCACTGAAGAACAGCGGGACCGTAATAGTCTGCGTCGATCCTCCGCCGCCGCCGTACCTCCACTTCTCGGAGCTGAAAAAATCCGACGAAACATCGATGCCGGAAGTCAAAATCCACAGCGACGACACGGCGGTGCTCCCTTTTTCCTCGGGGACAACCGGCCTCCCGAAGGCCGTGATGCTGAGCCACAAGAACATAGTCACGTGCATTTCGGTACAGGTCGACGGCGAAAATCCCACAATCCACGTCGACGCCGGAGACTTAACGCTGTGCGTTCTGCCATTGTTTCACGTGTACTCGATGATATCGATCATGCTGAACGGCCTACGAGTAGGATCCGGGATTCTGATAATGCAAAAATACGAGATCAACGAACTGATGGGGCTGATTCAAAAATACAAAGTGTCGATCGCACCGTTCGTGCCGCCGATACTGGTGGCGGTCGCGAAAAGTGAGGTGGCGGGAGCTAAGTATGATCTGTCATCGGTGAGGCGAGTGGTTTGTGGTGCGGCCGCCATGGATAGGACGCTTCAAGAATCAGTGAGAGAAAAGCTTCCTAATGCTACTATTGGGCAG GGATATGGGATGACCGAAGCCGGAGTATTGGCAATGTGTTTGGGATTTGCTAAAAAACCTTACAAATTTAAATATGGATCCTGTGGAAGTGTTATAAGGAATGCTCgaatgaagattgttgacccTTTGACCGGGACTTCCCTTCAACGGAATCAAACCGGGGAGATTTGGATCACAGGTGATCAAGTCATGAAAG GTTATTACAATGATCCTGAGGCTACTAAGAAAACAATAGACAAAGAAGGATGGCTACACACGGGGGATGTCGGGTACGTGGATGGAGACGACGAACTGTTCATCGTGGATCGGTTGAAGGAGCTGATCAAGTGTAAAGGCTTTCATGTGGCACCAGCTGAACTCGAGGCGTTGCTCTTAGCTCATCCCGCCATCTCCGACGCTGCCGTTGTGCC TAGGAAGGACGAGGCAACAGGAGAAGTTCCGGTTGCATTTGTAGTGCGTGCGAAGGGTTCAAACATCTCAGACCAAGAAATCAAGCAATATGTCTCCAAGCAG GTGGTTTCCTACAAGCGGATACAAGGCGTCTATTTCGTCAATGACATTCCTAAAGCTCCATCGGGCAAAACTTTAAGGAAACTTCTACGGGCAAGGATTTaa
- the LOC140872997 gene encoding transcription factor IIIB 60 kDa subunit isoform X1 → MTWCSNCAKNITRPDKMDGKICCSLCGRVLDEDNFSHEPTFVKNAAGQSQMSGTFVRTIQNEYSLSRERVLDEAYNGIKDMIYALGIDGGDSIARPALAFYTIALERNFTRGRRKDQVEAACLYIACRENKKPYLLIEFSEHLRINVYVLGAVFLQLCKLLSLQEHPIVQKPVDPSLFIHRFTDRLFNGKRPNVSRTALHIIASMKRDWMQTGRKPSGLCGAALYISALSHGFSCSKSEIIKVVHICEATLTKRLIEFENTESGCLTIEEFTMKAEEHEKEERLNGLKPSGISELLCEHKSSGKPPFAHGLCESCYTDFMKLSGGLDGGSEPPAFQRAERERLMAKEAADESAENMDSTILPSPAENKSELLNFDEERSTKSTRNYENAQATESDLTEPAQKHVHDTSNDSLQGADNLEESENFSDIDDMEVNGYLHSEEEKQFKKIIWEEMNKEYLEEQAAKEAAKKAFEVNFDNCSEDVQAAQKLSAAAAAAVAKSRKERQQKRAADIKSSGPPQTAAEATRQMLDRKRLSSKINYDVLDKLFDESREISENSKKSRLEPERHGEDDDYLEHSKEDLETKDAQHPYYENEEGFDYDDEYNHFDTY, encoded by the exons ATGACTTGGTGCAGTAACTGTGCCAAAAATATCACCAGACCAGACAAGATGGACGGGAAGAT ATGCTGTTCCCTTTGTGGAAGGGTTCTTGACGAGGATAACTTTTCACACGAACCCACATTTGTTAAAAATGCTGCCGGGCAG AGCCAAATGTCAGGAACATTTGTGAGGACTATCCAAAATGAATATTCGCTTTCTCGCGAAAGGGTACTGGATGAAG CTTATAACGGGATAAAAGATATGATTTATGCCTTGGGGATTGATGGTGGTGATTCCATAGCTCGCCCAGCATTAGCTTTTTATACG ATCGCACTCGAACGCAACTTCACAAGGGGGCGCAGGAAGGATCAAGTAGAAGCTGCTTGTCTTTACATTGCTTGTAG GGAGAATAAAAAGCCATATCTTCTTATTGAATTTTCAGAACATCTGCGGATAAATGT TTATGTGCTAGGTGCGGTATTTTTGCAACTTTGCAAACTTTTGAGCCTTCAAGAACATCCGATTGTTCAAAAACCTGTGGATCCCAGTCTTTTCATCCATAGATTTACCGATC GTTTGTTCAATGGTAAAAGACCAAATGTTTCAAGAACTGCACTTCATATTATTGCTAGCATGAAGCGAGATTGGATGCAG ACTGGAAGAAAACCAAGTGGGCTATGTGGAGCTGCTCTTTACATATCTGCTCTTTCACACGGTTTCAGTTGCTCGAAGTCTGAGATT ATTAAGGTCGTCCATATCTGTGAAGCAACATTGACAAAGCGGTTGATTGAGTTTGAGAATACGGAATCAGGATGTTTGACG ATTGAGGAGTTCACCATGAAAGCTGAGGAGCATGAAAAAGAGGAGAGGCTAAATGGGTTGAAACCATCTGGGATTAGTGAACTGCTTTGTGAACACAAGAGTAGTGGAAAGCCTCCTTTTGCCCATGGCCTCTGTGAAAGTTGCTACACTGAC TTCATGAAACTTTCTGGAGGCCTTGATGGTGGATCAGAGCCTCCAGCTTTTCAGCGTGCAGAAAGGGAACGATTAATGGCAAAAGAAGCAGCTGATGAAAGCGCTGAGAACATGGATTCCACCATATTGCCTAGCCCAGCTGAAAACAAGAGTGAACTTTTAAAT TTTGATGAAGAAAGGAGTACCAAGAGCACGAGAAATTATGAAAATGCGCAAGCAACAGAGTCAGACTTAACAG aaCCTGCACAAAAACACGTTCATGATACCAGCAATGATAGTTTACAAGGAGCTGATAATTTGGAAGAATCAGAAAATTTTTCCGATATTGATGATATGGAG GTGAATGGCTATCTTCACAGTGAAGAGGAAAAGCAATTCAAGAAGATTATTTGGGAGGAAATGAACAAAGAAtatctagag GAGCAGGCAGCTAAAGAAGCAGCAAAAAAGGCTTTTGAGGTCAATTTTGATAACTGCTCAGAGGATGTACAAGCTGCACAGAAGCTTTCTGCAGCAGCTGCAGCAGCTGTGGCAAAGTCAAGGAAG GAAAGACAACAGAAGCGAGCCGCAGATATAAAAAGTTCAGGGCCCCCTCAAACTGCCGCGGAAGCAACAAGACAAATGCTTGATAGAAAG CGTTTGAGTTCTAAGATCAACTACGATGTACTAGACAAACTCTTTGACGAGTCT CGGGAAATTTCGGAGAACTCCAAGAAAAGCCGTTTGGAACCCGAGCGGCATGGCGAGGATGATGACTATTTAGAACACAGTAAAGAAGATCTTGAAACAAAGGACGCTCAACATCCCTACTATGAGAATGAAGAAGGTTTTGATTATGACGATGAATATAACCACTTTGATACTTACTAG
- the LOC140872997 gene encoding transcription factor IIIB 60 kDa subunit isoform X2, whose translation MTWCSNCAKNITRPDKMDGKICCSLCGRVLDEDNFSHEPTFVKNAAGQSQMSGTFVRTIQNEYSLSRERVLDEAYNGIKDMIYALGIDGGDSIARPALAFYTIALERNFTRGRRKDQVEAACLYIACSYVLGAVFLQLCKLLSLQEHPIVQKPVDPSLFIHRFTDRLFNGKRPNVSRTALHIIASMKRDWMQTGRKPSGLCGAALYISALSHGFSCSKSEIIKVVHICEATLTKRLIEFENTESGCLTIEEFTMKAEEHEKEERLNGLKPSGISELLCEHKSSGKPPFAHGLCESCYTDFMKLSGGLDGGSEPPAFQRAERERLMAKEAADESAENMDSTILPSPAENKSELLNFDEERSTKSTRNYENAQATESDLTEPAQKHVHDTSNDSLQGADNLEESENFSDIDDMEVNGYLHSEEEKQFKKIIWEEMNKEYLEEQAAKEAAKKAFEVNFDNCSEDVQAAQKLSAAAAAAVAKSRKERQQKRAADIKSSGPPQTAAEATRQMLDRKRLSSKINYDVLDKLFDESREISENSKKSRLEPERHGEDDDYLEHSKEDLETKDAQHPYYENEEGFDYDDEYNHFDTY comes from the exons ATGACTTGGTGCAGTAACTGTGCCAAAAATATCACCAGACCAGACAAGATGGACGGGAAGAT ATGCTGTTCCCTTTGTGGAAGGGTTCTTGACGAGGATAACTTTTCACACGAACCCACATTTGTTAAAAATGCTGCCGGGCAG AGCCAAATGTCAGGAACATTTGTGAGGACTATCCAAAATGAATATTCGCTTTCTCGCGAAAGGGTACTGGATGAAG CTTATAACGGGATAAAAGATATGATTTATGCCTTGGGGATTGATGGTGGTGATTCCATAGCTCGCCCAGCATTAGCTTTTTATACG ATCGCACTCGAACGCAACTTCACAAGGGGGCGCAGGAAGGATCAAGTAGAAGCTGCTTGTCTTTACATTGCTTGTAG TTATGTGCTAGGTGCGGTATTTTTGCAACTTTGCAAACTTTTGAGCCTTCAAGAACATCCGATTGTTCAAAAACCTGTGGATCCCAGTCTTTTCATCCATAGATTTACCGATC GTTTGTTCAATGGTAAAAGACCAAATGTTTCAAGAACTGCACTTCATATTATTGCTAGCATGAAGCGAGATTGGATGCAG ACTGGAAGAAAACCAAGTGGGCTATGTGGAGCTGCTCTTTACATATCTGCTCTTTCACACGGTTTCAGTTGCTCGAAGTCTGAGATT ATTAAGGTCGTCCATATCTGTGAAGCAACATTGACAAAGCGGTTGATTGAGTTTGAGAATACGGAATCAGGATGTTTGACG ATTGAGGAGTTCACCATGAAAGCTGAGGAGCATGAAAAAGAGGAGAGGCTAAATGGGTTGAAACCATCTGGGATTAGTGAACTGCTTTGTGAACACAAGAGTAGTGGAAAGCCTCCTTTTGCCCATGGCCTCTGTGAAAGTTGCTACACTGAC TTCATGAAACTTTCTGGAGGCCTTGATGGTGGATCAGAGCCTCCAGCTTTTCAGCGTGCAGAAAGGGAACGATTAATGGCAAAAGAAGCAGCTGATGAAAGCGCTGAGAACATGGATTCCACCATATTGCCTAGCCCAGCTGAAAACAAGAGTGAACTTTTAAAT TTTGATGAAGAAAGGAGTACCAAGAGCACGAGAAATTATGAAAATGCGCAAGCAACAGAGTCAGACTTAACAG aaCCTGCACAAAAACACGTTCATGATACCAGCAATGATAGTTTACAAGGAGCTGATAATTTGGAAGAATCAGAAAATTTTTCCGATATTGATGATATGGAG GTGAATGGCTATCTTCACAGTGAAGAGGAAAAGCAATTCAAGAAGATTATTTGGGAGGAAATGAACAAAGAAtatctagag GAGCAGGCAGCTAAAGAAGCAGCAAAAAAGGCTTTTGAGGTCAATTTTGATAACTGCTCAGAGGATGTACAAGCTGCACAGAAGCTTTCTGCAGCAGCTGCAGCAGCTGTGGCAAAGTCAAGGAAG GAAAGACAACAGAAGCGAGCCGCAGATATAAAAAGTTCAGGGCCCCCTCAAACTGCCGCGGAAGCAACAAGACAAATGCTTGATAGAAAG CGTTTGAGTTCTAAGATCAACTACGATGTACTAGACAAACTCTTTGACGAGTCT CGGGAAATTTCGGAGAACTCCAAGAAAAGCCGTTTGGAACCCGAGCGGCATGGCGAGGATGATGACTATTTAGAACACAGTAAAGAAGATCTTGAAACAAAGGACGCTCAACATCCCTACTATGAGAATGAAGAAGGTTTTGATTATGACGATGAATATAACCACTTTGATACTTACTAG
- the LOC140872997 gene encoding transcription factor IIIB 60 kDa subunit isoform X4, with amino-acid sequence MIYALGIDGGDSIARPALAFYTIALERNFTRGRRKDQVEAACLYIACRENKKPYLLIEFSEHLRINVYVLGAVFLQLCKLLSLQEHPIVQKPVDPSLFIHRFTDRLFNGKRPNVSRTALHIIASMKRDWMQTGRKPSGLCGAALYISALSHGFSCSKSEIIKVVHICEATLTKRLIEFENTESGCLTIEEFTMKAEEHEKEERLNGLKPSGISELLCEHKSSGKPPFAHGLCESCYTDFMKLSGGLDGGSEPPAFQRAERERLMAKEAADESAENMDSTILPSPAENKSELLNFDEERSTKSTRNYENAQATESDLTEPAQKHVHDTSNDSLQGADNLEESENFSDIDDMEVNGYLHSEEEKQFKKIIWEEMNKEYLEEQAAKEAAKKAFEVNFDNCSEDVQAAQKLSAAAAAAVAKSRKERQQKRAADIKSSGPPQTAAEATRQMLDRKRLSSKINYDVLDKLFDESREISENSKKSRLEPERHGEDDDYLEHSKEDLETKDAQHPYYENEEGFDYDDEYNHFDTY; translated from the exons ATGATTTATGCCTTGGGGATTGATGGTGGTGATTCCATAGCTCGCCCAGCATTAGCTTTTTATACG ATCGCACTCGAACGCAACTTCACAAGGGGGCGCAGGAAGGATCAAGTAGAAGCTGCTTGTCTTTACATTGCTTGTAG GGAGAATAAAAAGCCATATCTTCTTATTGAATTTTCAGAACATCTGCGGATAAATGT TTATGTGCTAGGTGCGGTATTTTTGCAACTTTGCAAACTTTTGAGCCTTCAAGAACATCCGATTGTTCAAAAACCTGTGGATCCCAGTCTTTTCATCCATAGATTTACCGATC GTTTGTTCAATGGTAAAAGACCAAATGTTTCAAGAACTGCACTTCATATTATTGCTAGCATGAAGCGAGATTGGATGCAG ACTGGAAGAAAACCAAGTGGGCTATGTGGAGCTGCTCTTTACATATCTGCTCTTTCACACGGTTTCAGTTGCTCGAAGTCTGAGATT ATTAAGGTCGTCCATATCTGTGAAGCAACATTGACAAAGCGGTTGATTGAGTTTGAGAATACGGAATCAGGATGTTTGACG ATTGAGGAGTTCACCATGAAAGCTGAGGAGCATGAAAAAGAGGAGAGGCTAAATGGGTTGAAACCATCTGGGATTAGTGAACTGCTTTGTGAACACAAGAGTAGTGGAAAGCCTCCTTTTGCCCATGGCCTCTGTGAAAGTTGCTACACTGAC TTCATGAAACTTTCTGGAGGCCTTGATGGTGGATCAGAGCCTCCAGCTTTTCAGCGTGCAGAAAGGGAACGATTAATGGCAAAAGAAGCAGCTGATGAAAGCGCTGAGAACATGGATTCCACCATATTGCCTAGCCCAGCTGAAAACAAGAGTGAACTTTTAAAT TTTGATGAAGAAAGGAGTACCAAGAGCACGAGAAATTATGAAAATGCGCAAGCAACAGAGTCAGACTTAACAG aaCCTGCACAAAAACACGTTCATGATACCAGCAATGATAGTTTACAAGGAGCTGATAATTTGGAAGAATCAGAAAATTTTTCCGATATTGATGATATGGAG GTGAATGGCTATCTTCACAGTGAAGAGGAAAAGCAATTCAAGAAGATTATTTGGGAGGAAATGAACAAAGAAtatctagag GAGCAGGCAGCTAAAGAAGCAGCAAAAAAGGCTTTTGAGGTCAATTTTGATAACTGCTCAGAGGATGTACAAGCTGCACAGAAGCTTTCTGCAGCAGCTGCAGCAGCTGTGGCAAAGTCAAGGAAG GAAAGACAACAGAAGCGAGCCGCAGATATAAAAAGTTCAGGGCCCCCTCAAACTGCCGCGGAAGCAACAAGACAAATGCTTGATAGAAAG CGTTTGAGTTCTAAGATCAACTACGATGTACTAGACAAACTCTTTGACGAGTCT CGGGAAATTTCGGAGAACTCCAAGAAAAGCCGTTTGGAACCCGAGCGGCATGGCGAGGATGATGACTATTTAGAACACAGTAAAGAAGATCTTGAAACAAAGGACGCTCAACATCCCTACTATGAGAATGAAGAAGGTTTTGATTATGACGATGAATATAACCACTTTGATACTTACTAG
- the LOC140872997 gene encoding transcription factor IIIB 70 kDa subunit isoform X3: MTWCSNCAKNITRPDKMDGKICCSLCGRVLDEDNFSHEPTFVKNAAGQSQMSGTFVRTIQNEYSLSRERVLDEAYNGIKDMIYALGIDGGDSIARPALAFYTIALERNFTRGRRKDQVEAACLYIACRENKKPYLLIEFSEHLRINVYVLGAVFLQLCKLLSLQEHPIVQKPVDPSLFIHRFTDRLFNGKRPNVSRTALHIIASMKRDWMQTGRKPSGLCGAALYISALSHGFSCSKSEIIKVVHICEATLTKRLIEFENTESGCLTIEEFTMKAEEHEKEERLNGLKPSGISELLCEHKSSGKPPFAHGLCESCYTDFMKLSGGLDGGSEPPAFQRAERERLMAKEAADESAENMDSTILPSPAENKSELLNFDEERSTKSTRNYENAQATESDLTEPAQKHVHDTSNDSLQGADNLEESENFSDIDDMEVNGYLHSEEEKQFKKIIWEEMNKEYLEEQAAKEAAKKAFEVNFDNCSEDVQAAQKLSAAAAAAVAKSRKERQQKRAADIKSSGPPQTAAEATRQMLDRKVMIALKLIGLDCLNLHFSFRKRAF, encoded by the exons ATGACTTGGTGCAGTAACTGTGCCAAAAATATCACCAGACCAGACAAGATGGACGGGAAGAT ATGCTGTTCCCTTTGTGGAAGGGTTCTTGACGAGGATAACTTTTCACACGAACCCACATTTGTTAAAAATGCTGCCGGGCAG AGCCAAATGTCAGGAACATTTGTGAGGACTATCCAAAATGAATATTCGCTTTCTCGCGAAAGGGTACTGGATGAAG CTTATAACGGGATAAAAGATATGATTTATGCCTTGGGGATTGATGGTGGTGATTCCATAGCTCGCCCAGCATTAGCTTTTTATACG ATCGCACTCGAACGCAACTTCACAAGGGGGCGCAGGAAGGATCAAGTAGAAGCTGCTTGTCTTTACATTGCTTGTAG GGAGAATAAAAAGCCATATCTTCTTATTGAATTTTCAGAACATCTGCGGATAAATGT TTATGTGCTAGGTGCGGTATTTTTGCAACTTTGCAAACTTTTGAGCCTTCAAGAACATCCGATTGTTCAAAAACCTGTGGATCCCAGTCTTTTCATCCATAGATTTACCGATC GTTTGTTCAATGGTAAAAGACCAAATGTTTCAAGAACTGCACTTCATATTATTGCTAGCATGAAGCGAGATTGGATGCAG ACTGGAAGAAAACCAAGTGGGCTATGTGGAGCTGCTCTTTACATATCTGCTCTTTCACACGGTTTCAGTTGCTCGAAGTCTGAGATT ATTAAGGTCGTCCATATCTGTGAAGCAACATTGACAAAGCGGTTGATTGAGTTTGAGAATACGGAATCAGGATGTTTGACG ATTGAGGAGTTCACCATGAAAGCTGAGGAGCATGAAAAAGAGGAGAGGCTAAATGGGTTGAAACCATCTGGGATTAGTGAACTGCTTTGTGAACACAAGAGTAGTGGAAAGCCTCCTTTTGCCCATGGCCTCTGTGAAAGTTGCTACACTGAC TTCATGAAACTTTCTGGAGGCCTTGATGGTGGATCAGAGCCTCCAGCTTTTCAGCGTGCAGAAAGGGAACGATTAATGGCAAAAGAAGCAGCTGATGAAAGCGCTGAGAACATGGATTCCACCATATTGCCTAGCCCAGCTGAAAACAAGAGTGAACTTTTAAAT TTTGATGAAGAAAGGAGTACCAAGAGCACGAGAAATTATGAAAATGCGCAAGCAACAGAGTCAGACTTAACAG aaCCTGCACAAAAACACGTTCATGATACCAGCAATGATAGTTTACAAGGAGCTGATAATTTGGAAGAATCAGAAAATTTTTCCGATATTGATGATATGGAG GTGAATGGCTATCTTCACAGTGAAGAGGAAAAGCAATTCAAGAAGATTATTTGGGAGGAAATGAACAAAGAAtatctagag GAGCAGGCAGCTAAAGAAGCAGCAAAAAAGGCTTTTGAGGTCAATTTTGATAACTGCTCAGAGGATGTACAAGCTGCACAGAAGCTTTCTGCAGCAGCTGCAGCAGCTGTGGCAAAGTCAAGGAAG GAAAGACAACAGAAGCGAGCCGCAGATATAAAAAGTTCAGGGCCCCCTCAAACTGCCGCGGAAGCAACAAGACAAATGCTTGATAGAAAGGTAATGATTGCATTAAAGCTAATAGGGCTAGACTGCTTAAATTTACATTTTTCGTTTCGAAAAAGGGCATTCTGA